One Paenibacillus sp. SYP-B4298 genomic window, GAGTACAAGGATTCCGTTCTGTTGCCAGATGTGAAGGCTCGCCTGGCTGTTGAGATGGCTTCGCCATTCGGCTGGGAGAAATATGTGGGCGACCAAGGCGCTATTCTCGCCATCTCGACGTTCGGGGCTTCCGCTCCTGGCGACCGTGTCATCAAGGAGTATGGCTTCACAGTGGAGAATGTCGTCAGCAAAGTGAAGGGCCTGCTGTAATAGGCTTACTCTGCATATGCAAGACAGCATGACCGATGGAGGGCGCAAGCCCTCCTCATTTTAATTCGCCGTAACCGAGCGGCCGCCAAAGGAGAACACATAACCCATGTCCCAATTTGATCAAGTATCTGTAGTCAAGAAGGCCAATGTATATTTCGACGGCAAAGTGACCAGCCGTACTGTGCTGTTCGCAGATGGAACGAAAAAAACACTCGGCATCATGCTCCCTGGTGAATATGAGTTCGGAACCGATGCGAAGGAAATTATGGAGATTCTGGCGGGCGATCT contains:
- the ppnP gene encoding pyrimidine/purine nucleoside phosphorylase; protein product: MSQFDQVSVVKKANVYFDGKVTSRTVLFADGTKKTLGIMLPGEYEFGTDAKEIMEILAGDLKVLLPGQSEWIHIQGEGEFIVPANSRFKLEITQVTDYCCSYIQE